The Vibrio rhizosphaerae genome contains the following window.
AGACCCGATGACTACCATTGAGGCTATCGATATAACTGGTCACAGATAACTTCTGACTCAAATCTCGCGATAAAGTTCGGGTTCTTTCCAAATGTGCTGAGGAAGAAACCTGAATGACATAGTCAGATGGGTGTTTTTTTGGGGGAGTCGCCGCCGTGACGGTTGGGCGATCATAAGTGAGTACCTCTATTTTAACCGGGGCTGTGCCCGTTCGGATGATGTCAAGCTTGTATGCCGCAGCATAGCTTAAATCGATAATTCTTCCGCTGTGGAACGGTCCGCGATCATTGATCCGTACAATTGCCGTTTTACCATTATTGGTGTTGGTGACCCGGACATAACTGGGGATCGGTAACGTTTTATGGGCTGCGGTCATCGAATACATGTCATAAATCTCACCATTGGAGGTTTGATGACCATGGAATTTTTTGCCATACCAAGAGGCAAGCCCTTGCTCCTGAAATCCTTTGGGATTTTTAATAATATGGTACTTCTTTCCCCGAACCGTATAGTCTCTGTTTCCGCCAAGACTATAAGGTTCATATTTGGGGTGGGCATCTTCGATATTATCAACGGAGATGGGGCGTTTCGGGGCCACATCATCACGAATATCATAACGGCCGGAAGAGCTACAGCCCGCCATGAATAAGAGGATTGCGCTATAATACAGAAGCAGTCGAATGCTCATCAGTTTGCCTTTGAAAATGCTTTTCGGTGAGTATGAATTGACATCAGAATGCCAAAGCCTGCCATGAGAGTCACCATGGATGTCCCACCATAACTGATTAATGGCAGCGGAACGCCAACAACAGGTAAAATTCCACTCACCATACCAATATTGACAAATACATAGACAAAAAAGCTGAGCACAACACTCCCGCCCATCATTTTTCCGAAAGCGGTCTGGGCATTGCTAGCCAGATACAGTCCGCGTCCGATGATAAACAGGTAGACGGAGAGCAAAGCTACAATCCCGATGAGTCCCCATTCTTCGGCAATTACGGCAAAAATAAAGTCGGTATGACGTTCTGGCAGAAATTCAAGTTGTGACTGAGTACCGTGTAACCAACCTTTCCCCAAAATCCCGCCGGAGCCAATAGCGATTTTACTCTGAATAATGTGATAACCGGCCCCAAGAGGATCTGACTCTGGATTAAATAAGGTCCGGACACGCACTTTCTGATATTCACGCATCAAAAAGAACCACAGTATCGGAACAAAAGCCCCGGTGGCAAACAGCGCAGCAAAAATGATACGCCAGCTAATCCCTGCGAGAAAAATGACAAAGATACCGGAAGCGGCAATCAGAATCGATGTGCCTAAATCAGGCTGTTTGGCAATCAGAATGGTCGGGACAAAGACCATAACCAATGAAACACAGAGCGTCTTGAATGATGGGGGGAGTGGATGTTTGCCGATATAGCGGGCGACCATCAGCGGTACGGCCAATTTAAGCAGCTCTGACGGCTGAAACCGGATCACACCAATATCGAGCCAACGCTGCGCGCCTTTGGACACTTCTCCGGCAAGCAGAACCCCGAAGAGTAATAAGACACCACAGAAAAACAGAAAAGGTGCCAAAGATTCATAATTTCGTGGCGATAGCTGAGCAAGCGCAACCATAATGGTCAGAGCCAAAACCATCCGCATGGCCTGACGTTCCATCATCGCCATATTTTGGCCACTGGCACTGTACATCACCACCAGACCAAATCCCATGACCAGTAGTAGACCGAGTAATAGCGGAAGATCAATGTGCAAACGTTCAAAGAATGCCCGGCTCTTGCCTGTAGACGGATTGAATTCCATTAGTCTTTCTTCTCTTGTTGGTCTTCATCTAGAATGATGTGGTCAAATATCTTTCGCACCACGGGAGCACCGTGACTGGAGCCGCCGCCCGCATTTTCCAATACGATTGTGACAATGGCTTTCGGGTTATCGACGGGCGCAAATCCGGTAAACAGTGCATGGTCGCGTAAATGTTCGGCAAGCTCATCAGCATTGTATTCTTCCCCTTCGGCGAGGCCAAAGACCTGTGCGGTGCCTGACTTGCCAGCACTTTTATATTTGAGATTTTTAAATGCGTGACGGGCGGTTCCCCGTGGGCCGTGATTGACCAGATACATCCCATTAATAGCGATATCCCAGTATTTCTCAGGCACGCCGGTAATAGGCGGATAGGTTTCTACTTCTGCGAGTTTCTGTTTGTCAAAGGACTCTCCATTTTCAATGGTTGCCCGGAGGAAATGTGGTGCCAGAACCTTGCCGTGATGGACTAAAACCGAGATCGCTTTCGCGATCTGCATCGGTGTTGCTGTCCAATAGCCCTG
Protein-coding sequences here:
- a CDS encoding septal ring lytic transglycosylase RlpA family protein, whose amino-acid sequence is MSIRLLLYYSAILLFMAGCSSSGRYDIRDDVAPKRPISVDNIEDAHPKYEPYSLGGNRDYTVRGKKYHIIKNPKGFQEQGLASWYGKKFHGHQTSNGEIYDMYSMTAAHKTLPIPSYVRVTNTNNGKTAIVRINDRGPFHSGRIIDLSYAAAYKLDIIRTGTAPVKIEVLTYDRPTVTAATPPKKHPSDYVIQVSSSAHLERTRTLSRDLSQKLSVTSYIDSLNGSHRVFLGPFHDYSQTRQTLEQVKQLGYSSAFIRKHRLIQ
- the rodA gene encoding rod shape-determining protein RodA, with amino-acid sequence MEFNPSTGKSRAFFERLHIDLPLLLGLLLVMGFGLVVMYSASGQNMAMMERQAMRMVLALTIMVALAQLSPRNYESLAPFLFFCGVLLLFGVLLAGEVSKGAQRWLDIGVIRFQPSELLKLAVPLMVARYIGKHPLPPSFKTLCVSLVMVFVPTILIAKQPDLGTSILIAASGIFVIFLAGISWRIIFAALFATGAFVPILWFFLMREYQKVRVRTLFNPESDPLGAGYHIIQSKIAIGSGGILGKGWLHGTQSQLEFLPERHTDFIFAVIAEEWGLIGIVALLSVYLFIIGRGLYLASNAQTAFGKMMGGSVVLSFFVYVFVNIGMVSGILPVVGVPLPLISYGGTSMVTLMAGFGILMSIHTHRKAFSKAN